Proteins from a genomic interval of Pseudomonas paeninsulae:
- the fleN gene encoding flagellar synthesis regulator FleN: MDNMGMHPVQVIAVTGGKGGVGKTNVSVNLALALADLGRRVMVMDADLGLANIDVLLGLTAKRTLADVISGECELRDVVLQGPGGIRVVPAASGTQSMVQLSPMQHAGLIQAFSDISDNLDVLIVDTAAGIGDSVVSFVRAAQEVLVVVCDEPTSITDAYALIKLLNRDHGMSRFRVLANMAHSPQEGRNLFAKLTKVTDRFLDVALQYVGAVPYDESVRKAVQKQRAVYEAFPRSKSSLAFKAIAQKVDAWPLPANPRGHLEFFVERLVQQPAADTAI, encoded by the coding sequence ATAGATAACATGGGTATGCATCCCGTACAGGTGATTGCGGTGACCGGCGGCAAGGGTGGCGTCGGCAAGACCAATGTGTCGGTGAATCTGGCGCTGGCGCTGGCTGATCTCGGTCGGCGGGTGATGGTGATGGACGCCGACCTGGGGCTGGCCAACATCGACGTGCTGCTGGGCCTCACTGCCAAGCGGACGCTGGCCGATGTGATCAGTGGCGAGTGCGAACTGCGCGACGTGGTGCTGCAAGGCCCCGGCGGCATTCGGGTGGTTCCCGCTGCGTCAGGCACGCAGAGCATGGTGCAGCTTTCGCCCATGCAGCATGCCGGCCTGATTCAAGCCTTCAGCGACATCAGCGACAACCTCGATGTGCTGATTGTCGATACCGCCGCGGGTATTGGCGACTCGGTGGTCAGTTTTGTCCGCGCCGCCCAGGAAGTGCTGGTGGTGGTGTGTGACGAGCCGACCTCGATCACGGACGCCTATGCCCTGATCAAGCTGCTCAACCGCGACCATGGCATGAGCCGTTTCCGCGTCCTGGCGAATATGGCGCACAGCCCACAGGAAGGCCGCAACCTGTTTGCTAAGCTGACCAAGGTTACCGACCGCTTCCTCGATGTCGCGCTGCAATATGTCGGCGCGGTGCCTTACGATGAGTCGGTACGCAAGGCCGTGCAGAAACAGCGTGCGGTCTACGAAGCCTTCCCGCGCTCGAAGAGTTCCCTGGCGTTCAAAGCGATTGCCCAGAAAGTCGATGCCTGGCCACTACCGGCCAATCCGCGCGGCCATCTGGAATTTTTCGTCGAGCGCCTGGTGCAGCAACCTGCCGCGGATACGGCCATATGA
- the fliA gene encoding RNA polymerase sigma factor FliA: MTAASGLRMYSKAQTQDAQHQLIERHAPLVKRIAYHMLARLPANVQVDDLIQAGMIGLLEASKKYDSSKGASFETFAGIRIRGSMLDEVRKGDWAPRSVHRNSRMVSDAIRVIEARTGRDAKDQEVAAELQLSLEDYYGILGDTLGSRLFSFDDLLQDGEHGGLHEDVSSTHPEPSRELEDERFQAALADAISHLPERERLVLSLYYDEQLNLKEIGEVLGVSESRVSQLHSQCAARLRARLGEWRAS; this comes from the coding sequence ATGACAGCAGCTTCTGGACTCCGTATGTACAGCAAGGCTCAGACACAAGACGCCCAGCACCAGTTGATCGAGCGCCACGCGCCCTTGGTCAAGCGGATTGCCTATCACATGTTGGCGCGCTTGCCGGCCAACGTGCAGGTGGATGACTTGATCCAGGCCGGGATGATTGGCCTGCTCGAAGCCTCGAAGAAATACGACTCCAGTAAAGGTGCCAGTTTCGAAACGTTCGCCGGTATTCGCATTCGCGGCTCGATGCTCGATGAGGTGCGCAAAGGCGATTGGGCGCCGCGTTCGGTGCATCGCAATAGCCGTATGGTCAGCGACGCAATTCGGGTAATTGAAGCAAGAACCGGTCGCGACGCTAAAGATCAAGAGGTTGCGGCCGAACTCCAATTGAGTCTCGAGGATTACTACGGCATCCTTGGCGACACTTTGGGCAGCCGGTTGTTCAGCTTCGACGATTTGCTGCAGGACGGCGAGCATGGCGGGCTGCACGAAGACGTCAGCTCCACTCACCCAGAGCCCTCGCGGGAGCTGGAGGACGAGCGTTTCCAGGCGGCATTGGCCGATGCCATCAGCCACTTGCCCGAGCGGGAACGGTTGGTGTTGTCGCTGTATTACGACGAACAACTGAATCTCAAGGAAATTGGTGAGGTTCTGGGGGTTAGCGAATCGCGCGTCAGTCAGTTGCATAGTCAGTGTGCCGCACGCTTGCGGGCACGACTGGGGGAATGGCGAGCGAGCTGA
- a CDS encoding chemotaxis response regulator CheY — MKILIVDDFSTMRRIIKNLLRDLGFTNTAEADDGTTALPMLQSGSFDFLVTDWNMPGMTGIDLLRAVRADERLKQLPVLMVTAEAKRDQIIEAAQAGVNGYVVKPFTAQVLKEKIEKIFERVNG; from the coding sequence ATGAAAATCCTCATCGTTGATGACTTTTCAACGATGCGCCGGATCATCAAGAACCTCCTGCGCGACTTGGGGTTCACCAACACCGCGGAAGCCGATGATGGCACCACTGCACTGCCGATGCTGCAAAGCGGCAGTTTCGATTTTCTGGTGACTGACTGGAATATGCCAGGCATGACCGGGATCGACTTGTTACGTGCGGTACGTGCAGACGAGCGTCTGAAGCAGTTGCCGGTGCTGATGGTGACCGCTGAAGCGAAACGCGATCAGATCATCGAGGCCGCACAAGCCGGGGTGAATGGCTATGTGGTTAAACCGTTCACAGCCCAAGTGCTGAAAGAAAAGATTGAAAAAATCTTCGAGCGGGTCAACGGCTGA
- a CDS encoding protein phosphatase CheZ, with product MEHDDSAQGDFESTLKIHARQLVESLEHGNFGEAVQLINDINKVRDRGLYHEVGKLTRELHNAIVNFQLDPRVPHAKEVSQITDATERLNYVVTMTEKAANRTMDLVELSSPLVNGIGAEAQSLSADWGRFMRREMGADGFRDLAKRIELFLASSERDSVQVSAQLNDILLAQDYQDLTGQVIKRVTQLVTEVESNLLKLVLMASQVDRFAGIEHDHAVLRAEQEQQKEPSHGEGPQIHADKREDVASNQDDVDDLLSSLGF from the coding sequence ATGGAACATGACGATTCCGCTCAGGGTGACTTTGAGTCGACCCTGAAAATTCACGCGCGCCAATTGGTGGAAAGCCTGGAACACGGCAATTTTGGCGAAGCGGTGCAACTGATCAACGATATCAACAAGGTTCGCGACCGTGGTCTGTATCACGAGGTCGGCAAGCTGACGCGCGAGTTGCATAACGCCATCGTCAATTTCCAGCTCGATCCACGGGTGCCGCACGCCAAAGAAGTGTCGCAAATCACCGACGCTACCGAGCGCCTGAATTATGTGGTGACGATGACCGAGAAAGCGGCCAATCGCACCATGGATCTGGTTGAACTGAGTTCGCCCCTGGTTAACGGTATCGGCGCCGAGGCACAGAGCCTGAGTGCCGATTGGGGCCGCTTCATGCGAAGGGAAATGGGCGCCGATGGTTTCCGTGACCTGGCCAAGCGAATTGAACTGTTTCTCGCCAGCAGCGAGCGCGACAGCGTTCAGGTGTCGGCCCAGCTCAACGATATTCTGCTCGCGCAGGATTACCAGGATCTGACTGGCCAGGTGATCAAGCGGGTGACGCAACTGGTCACCGAAGTGGAAAGCAACTTGCTCAAACTGGTGCTGATGGCCAGTCAGGTCGACCGTTTTGCCGGTATCGAGCATGACCACGCCGTGCTGCGTGCTGAACAAGAACAACAAAAAGAGCCTTCCCACGGTGAAGGTCCGCAGATTCATGCCGATAAGCGTGAAGACGTCGCATCCAATCAGGATGATGTCGACGATCTGCTTTCCAGCCTGGGATTTTAG
- a CDS encoding chemotaxis protein CheA, translating into MSFGADEEILQDFLVEAGEILELLSEQLVELESRPDDMNLLNAIFRGFHTVKGGAGFLQLHELVECCHIAENVFDILRKGARRVDSELMDVVLEALDAVNGMFTEVRERVAPTPATRELLAALARLAEPAAAVAVEEPVAEVASGDITDSEFEQLLDALTESPGKVASANAGGDEISDDEFESLLDELHGKGQFAAPAVAVASASIATPVAPAPGDEISDDEFEALLDQLHGKGQFAAPTPAPAPAVAVACASIAAPVAPASGDEISDDEFEALLDQLHGKGKFVEPAAIAKAPAAAAAAAPAKPAVAAQPLAKPAAKVVPLKAPTPTAAVADKAPAPSEAETTVRVDTARLDEIMNMVGELVLVRNRLVRLGSNSGDEAMAKAVSNLDVVTADLQTAVMKTRMQPIKKVFGRFPRLVRDLARSLKKEINLELVGEETDLDKNLVEALADPLVHLVRNAVDHGIETPEEREAAGKSRGGKVVLSAEQEGDHILLSISDDGKGMDADQLRAKAVEKGLLDKDAADRLNEFECYNLIFAPGFSTKTEISDVSGRGVGMDVVKTKISQLNGTVNVFSVKGQGSKIVIKVPLTLAIMPTLMVMLGNQAFAFPLVNVNEIFHLDLSRTNVVDGQEVVIVRDKALPLFYLKRWLVRSAAHDEPGEGHVVILTVGSQRIGFVVDQLVGQEEVVIKPLGKMLQGTPGMSGATITGDGRIALILDVPSMLKRYARRI; encoded by the coding sequence ATGAGCTTCGGCGCCGATGAAGAAATCCTCCAGGACTTCCTGGTGGAGGCCGGCGAGATTCTTGAACTATTGTCCGAACAGTTGGTGGAGCTTGAAAGCCGCCCGGACGACATGAATCTGCTCAACGCTATTTTTCGCGGTTTTCATACCGTCAAAGGTGGTGCCGGTTTTCTCCAGCTCCATGAGCTGGTGGAATGTTGCCATATCGCAGAAAACGTCTTCGACATCCTGCGCAAGGGTGCGCGGCGCGTCGACTCCGAGTTGATGGATGTAGTGCTGGAAGCACTCGATGCGGTCAATGGCATGTTCACTGAAGTGCGTGAGCGCGTTGCACCGACACCGGCCACGCGAGAGCTGTTGGCAGCCCTGGCGCGTCTGGCCGAGCCGGCTGCGGCCGTTGCGGTCGAAGAGCCCGTTGCCGAGGTCGCTTCTGGCGATATCACCGACAGCGAATTCGAGCAGTTACTCGATGCGCTGACCGAGTCGCCTGGCAAGGTGGCGAGCGCAAACGCAGGCGGTGACGAAATCAGCGATGACGAGTTCGAGTCGTTGCTCGATGAGTTGCATGGCAAGGGGCAGTTCGCTGCACCTGCAGTGGCCGTGGCATCTGCGTCGATCGCAACGCCCGTGGCGCCAGCGCCTGGTGACGAGATCAGCGACGATGAGTTCGAGGCGCTGCTCGACCAGCTACATGGCAAGGGCCAGTTCGCTGCACCTACACCTGCACCTGCACCTGCAGTGGCCGTGGCATGTGCATCGATCGCAGCGCCCGTTGCACCGGCGTCTGGCGACGAGATCAGCGACGATGAGTTCGAGGCGCTGCTCGATCAGCTACATGGCAAGGGCAAGTTTGTCGAGCCGGCCGCGATCGCCAAGGCGCCCGCCGCAGCAGCGGCTGCCGCTCCGGCTAAACCCGCAGTTGCCGCTCAGCCCTTGGCCAAACCCGCAGCCAAGGTTGTTCCGCTGAAAGCGCCGACACCGACGGCCGCCGTCGCCGATAAGGCGCCAGCACCCAGCGAAGCGGAAACCACCGTACGGGTGGATACCGCGCGTCTGGACGAGATTATGAACATGGTCGGCGAGCTGGTGCTGGTGCGTAACCGTCTGGTGCGCCTGGGCTCCAACAGCGGCGATGAGGCCATGGCCAAAGCCGTGTCCAACCTCGACGTGGTCACCGCGGATCTGCAGACGGCGGTGATGAAAACGCGCATGCAGCCGATCAAGAAGGTCTTCGGCCGCTTCCCGCGGCTGGTTCGTGATCTGGCGCGCAGCCTGAAGAAAGAGATCAATCTTGAACTGGTCGGTGAAGAAACCGACCTGGACAAGAACCTGGTCGAGGCGCTGGCCGATCCGCTGGTGCACTTGGTGCGCAACGCCGTCGACCATGGCATCGAAACCCCGGAAGAGCGCGAGGCCGCGGGCAAGTCGCGCGGCGGCAAGGTAGTGCTGTCGGCCGAGCAGGAAGGCGATCACATCCTGCTGTCGATTTCCGATGATGGCAAAGGCATGGACGCCGATCAGTTGCGGGCCAAGGCCGTGGAGAAGGGTCTGCTGGACAAGGACGCGGCCGACCGCCTCAACGAGTTCGAGTGCTACAACCTGATCTTCGCTCCGGGTTTCTCGACCAAGACCGAGATATCCGACGTGTCCGGCCGCGGGGTCGGCATGGATGTGGTGAAGACCAAGATTTCCCAGCTCAACGGCACGGTCAACGTGTTCTCGGTCAAGGGCCAGGGCTCGAAGATCGTCATCAAGGTGCCGCTGACCCTGGCGATCATGCCGACATTGATGGTGATGCTGGGCAACCAGGCCTTCGCTTTCCCGCTGGTCAACGTCAACGAGATTTTCCACCTCGACCTGTCGCGCACCAACGTGGTCGATGGCCAGGAAGTGGTGATCGTGCGCGACAAGGCGCTGCCGCTGTTCTACCTCAAGCGCTGGCTGGTACGCAGCGCTGCCCATGACGAACCGGGCGAGGGCCATGTGGTGATTCTCACCGTCGGTAGCCAGCGCATCGGTTTCGTCGTCGATCAGCTGGTTGGACAGGAGGAAGTGGTGATCAAGCCGTTGGGCAAAATGCTCCAGGGCACTCCAGGTATGTCTGGCGCTACCATCACTGGCGATGGGCGTATCGCCTTGATTCTCGACGTACCGAGCATGCTCAAGCGCTACGCGCGGCGCATCTGA